The following coding sequences lie in one Spinacia oleracea cultivar Varoflay chromosome 1, BTI_SOV_V1, whole genome shotgun sequence genomic window:
- the LOC110792455 gene encoding uncharacterized protein, which translates to MDAKVVHIIETEVSDFSVRDNSRDRDYENNVGCEQPLLAVKSVVEAVDQGLASEPAAEGMKHKSRDDVPEADTNIESVPEVEEHAAKTEVVELHAQKDVDQELIPEMMDEKAVAIVEKEVPDVSIRGSSGAHLNSGPRQIEDREYGDHVEQLSLPVKSCVHGQEYEPSYLVVKDLEHRTTVDLPEIDTEMEDAKEVLERAVDSAAVELPREQEVNEDLVSVRIDTEVVPTVEKEVFDVSSGSSLNLDSGSTQAGVREYGDHAINKQPPLPVKSLDKVIDQVPEYEPSLSVSEHSERRTTDDFHEVDSEIEDVKRLQEQAADTEAFELPKEQEVDNKLVSEKMDAKVVHIVEEVPDVSLEGSLHLGSYPSQVGDREDVTHLTNEQPPFPVNTIDEGVDHGLEYVPESSVAENLEHRATGDFHEVDSAMEDVREMEEQAVNSDLPKEQVVYQELESEKTDAEVVPIVETGVPNVSIRGSLDLDSDPRQAEDRSNEDHTAYEQPPFPINLIDKGLDHGEEYEPGSSVARHLEHRTTGDIHEVDTYIEDVKKVQEQAAIMEVAKSPKEQDVDQKLVHEKVVAKAPIVETEVPNVSNGGSSVEDVDSGLRQVGDIDYKDNGSREQPSLRVKSFYNGEHHVPGSPVAERLEHGVIDDIHEFDRDVENGKEIPEQVASTEAVELPDEQEVDQEMVCKKMDAKIASIKEIEVPIGSIGGSPSTNLNSSSRQIREGEIGDRAAYEHQSLPIKSSVEGVDNGLEYEAASIVDEKPEHGAVGEFHEVDTNMNDVQEAPKQAANNTQAIDLPKELVVDQGLVSVQMETNVVLVVEAEVPDVCTRSCPGVDMDLGPIHSGDREYGDAAACEQPLLLAMPLVNRVHQGLEYEPGSSVTERLEHSATDDVEGVNNGLEYEAGSTVDKNPEYEAIGEVHEVDTIMDDVQEVQEQAANNTEAIELTEEQGVDQDPVSGEMETIVVLVEDTEVPDVCSGGSPGVGMNSSPIYIGDESGDDAACVQPPLVVKEYEPGSLVTERLEDIATDDVEGVDNKLEYEALSIVDENPEYEAIGEVHEVDTNIDNVQEGQEQAANNTEVIELPEEQGVDQDPVSRQMETKVVLIEETEAANVCTGGSPGVDMDSGPIYIGDEYGDDAACEQPPLVVNDVDQGLEYEPGSSVTERLECSSTDDVEGVDTRLEYEAGSMVDENSECGAVGEVHKVDKNIDNIQEVQEQAANNTEVIELPKEQGVDQDPVSGQIETNVALVEDTDVPDICTGGSPGVDMDSGPIYIGDESGDDATCEQPPSVVKLFVNDVDQGLEYEPGSSVNEHLDAPHEVDTNIEDVQEMLEQAVSNEAVESLQEQDQELIPRSVKTRSKEEKSAKRSFPKSGSLMKDHRVSYQLPPENEGDFTVFDLVWGKVKSHPWWPGQIFHPSDSSEKAMKYYRKDCYLVAYFGDRTFAWNEASVLKPFRNHFPQAERQNKSEAFQNAVSCALEEVARREEFGLACSCLSEEVYDKIKYQMVENTGIREESSRREGVDRSTGVDSFQPNKLKEYVRTVALFPTSGVDRLELLIAKSQLLAFNRLKGYDALPKFQYHEGLVECDADTPFRDQSTSENEHADSVAGVDAKKGPHKRKHDLKDIVYQRRKEKSMTELMSEYYLDGEFDSHEEDDFSLASPSAAFSGTKRKASGFLTDDSTAQQRIKTISLAKVSHAASSNPQQSFKVGECIRRVASQLTGSSAIIKGCSEGSDTKHSVDDADEVSQSPDDDMTESTPTQSKESTLDEMLSQLHLSARDPMKGYSFLVDIISFFSKFRNLAVTTQRQKMRKGSGRKRKSSVPVVGSPETFEFDDRNDSYWRDMVIQDNAEAKPARRVRKRKDEKLVSGDSEKPLRPNRRNNSRKQYHHDNHESAPEMSTRDEKKLDLPTELMLNFGEMSSVLLEANLNKMFRRFGPLKESETEVDMQSSRARVVFKKRSDAEVAYSSAAMFNIFGSTLVNYQLNYTPASLLNSPLTMTDAKTDAT; encoded by the coding sequence GTTGTGAACAACCACTTTTGGCAGTCAAGTCAGTTGTTGAAGCGGTAGATCAGGGATTGGCGTCCGAACCAGCGGCTGAGGGCATGAAACATAAATCACGAGATGATGTTCCAGAGGCTGACACAAACATAGAGAGTGTGCCGGAAGTGGAAGAACATGCTGCTAAAACTGAAGTAGTTGAGCTTCATGCACAAAAAGATGTAGATCAGGAGTTGATTCCTGAAATGATGGATGAAAAAGCAGTTGCTATTGTGGAAAAAGAAGTTCCTGATGTTTCTATTCGAGGCAGTTCAGGGGCACACTTGAATTCTGGTCCCAGGCAAATAGAAGATAGAGAATATGGAGACCATGTTGAACAACTATCTTTGCCAGTCAAGTCATGTGTTCACGGGCAGGAATATGAACCATCTTATTTAGTGGTGAAGGACTTGGAACATAGAACAACAGTTGATCTTCCTGAAATTGACACAGAGATGGAGGATGCCAAGGAAGTGCTAGAACGAGCTGTCGATTCTGCAGCAGTTGAGTTGCCAAGAGAACAAGAAGTGAATGAGGATCTGGTTTCTGTAAGGATAGACACAGAAGTAGTTCCTACTGTAGAAAAAGAAGTTTTTGATGTTTCTAGTGGAAGCAGCCTGAACTTAGATTCTGGTTCTACACAAGCGGGAGTTAGAGAATATGGAGACCATGCTATTAATAAACAACCACCTTTGCCAGTCAAGTCATTAGACAAAGTTATAGATCAGGTACCAGAATATGAACCTAGCCTTTCGGTGTCCGAGCACTCGGAACGTAGAACAACAGATGATTTCCACGAGGTTGACTCAGAGATAGAGGATGTGAAGAGATTGCAAGAACAAGCTGCTGATACTGAAGCATTTGAGTTGCCCAAAGAACAAGAAGTAGATAATAAATTGGTTTCTGAGAAGATGGATGCTAAAGTAGTTCATATTGTTGAAGAAGTTCCTGATGTTTCTCTTGAAGGCAGCCTGCATTTGGGTTCTTATCCTAGCCAAGTTGGAGATAGAGAAGATGTAACCCATCTCACAAATGAACAACCACCTTTTCCAGTGAATACAATCGATGAAGGTGTAGATCACGGACTGGAATATGTACCAGAGTCTTCAGTGGCTGAGAACTTGGAACATAGAGCAACAGGCGATTTTCATGAGGTTGACTCAGCAATGGAGGATGTTAGGGAAATGGAAGAACAAGCTGTAAATAGTGATTTGCCAAAAGAACAAGTAGTATATCaggaactggaatctgaaaagactGATGCAGAAGTAGTTCCTATTGTGGAAACAGGAGTTCCCAATGTTTCTATTAGAGGCAGCCTGGACTTGGATTCTGATCCCAGGCAAGCTGAAGATAGAAGTAATGAAGACCATACTGCTTATGAACAACCACCTTTTCCAATCAACTTAATTGATAAAGGTTTAGATCATGGGGAGGAATATGAACCAGGCTCTTCAGTTGCCAGGCACTTGGAACATAGAACAACAGGTGACATTCATGAGGTGGACACATACATTGAGGATGTTAAGAAAGTCCAAGAGCAAGCTGCCATTATGGAAGTAGCCAAGTCTCCTAAAGAACAAGATGTAGATCAGAAGCTTGTTCATGAAAAAGTTGTTGCGAAAGCTCCTATCGTGGAAACAGAAGTTCCTAATGTTTCTAATGGAGGCAGCTCAGTGGAAGACGTGGATTCTGGTCTCAGACAAGTTGGAGATATAGACTATAAAGATAATGGTTCTCGTGAGCAACCATCTTTACGAGTCAAGTCATTTTATAATGGTGAACATCATGTTCCAGGCTCTCCAGTGGCTGAACGTCTGGAACATGGAGTAATAGATGACATTCATGAGTTTGACAGAGACGTGGAGAATGGTAAAGAAATACCAGAACAAGTTGCCAGTACTGAAGCAGTTGAATTGCCTGATGAACAAGAAGTAGATCAAGAGATGGTTTGCAAAAAGATGGATGCAAAAATTGCTTCTATCAAGGAAATAGAAGTTCCtattggttccattggaggtaGCCCATCGACAAACTTAAATTCTAGTTCTAGACAAATTAGAGAGGGAGAAATTGGAGACCGTGCTGCTTATGAACATCAATCTTTGCCTATCAAGTCATCTGTTGAAGGTGTAGATAACGGACTGGAATATGAAGCGGCCTCTATAGTGGATGAGAAACCAGAGCATGGAGCAGTAGGTGAATTTCACGAGGTTGACACAAACATGAATGATGTTCAGGAAGCGCCAAAACAAGCTGCCAATAATACTCAAGCAATTGATTTGCCCAAAGAACTTGTAGTAGATCAGGGCCTGGTTTCTGTTCAAATGGAAACAAATGTAGTTCTTGTTGTGGAAGCAGAAGTTCCTGATGTTTGTACTAGAAGTTGCCCAGGGGTAGATATGGATTTGGGTCCTATACATAGTGGAGATAGAGAATATGGAGATGCTGCTGCTTGTGAACAACCACTGTTGCTTGCAATGCCATTGGTCAATCGTGTACATCAAGGACTGGAGTATGAACCAGGATCGTCAGTGACTGAACGCTTGGAACATAGTGCTACGGATGATGTTGAAGGCGTCAATAATGGACTGGAATATGAAGCAGGCTCTACGGTGGACAAGAACCCAGAGTATGAAGCAATAGGTGAAGTGCATGAGGTTGATACAATCATGGATGATGTTCAGGAAGTGCAAGAACAAGCTGCCAATAATACTGAAGCAATTGAGTTAACCGAAGAACAAGGAGTAGATCAGGATCCAGTTTCTGGAGAAATGGAAACAATAGTAGTTCTTGTTGAGGATACAGAAGTTCCTGATGTTTGTAGTGGAGGTAGTCCAGGGGTAGGTATGAATTCTAGTCCTATATATATTGGAGATGAATCTGGAGATGATGCTGCTTGTGTACAACCACCTTTGGTCGTCAAGGAGTATGAACCAGGCTCTTTAGTGACTGAACGCTTGGAAGATATTGCTACAGATGATGTTGAAGGTGTAGATAACAAACTGGAATATGAAGCACTCTCTATTGTGGATGAGAACCCAGAATATGAAGCAATAGGTGAAGTTCATGAGGTTGATACAAACATAGATAATGTTCAGGAAGGGCAAGAACAAGCTGCCAATAATACTGAAGTAATTGAGTTGCCCGAAGAACAAGGAGTAGATCAAGATCCAGTTTCTAGACAAATGGAAACAAAAGTAGTTCTCATTGAGGAAACAGAAGCTGCTAATGTTTGTACTGGTGGTAGTCCAGGGGTAGATATGGATTCTGGTCCTATATATATTGGAGATGAATATGGGGACGATGCTGCTTGTGAACAACCACCTTTAGTAGTCAACGATGTAGATCAAGGACTAGAGTATGAACCAGGCTCATCAGTGACTGAACGCTTGGAATGTAGTTCTACAGATGATGTTGAAGGCGTAGATACCAGACTGGAATATGAAGCAGGCTCTATGGTGGACGAGAACTCAGAGTGTGGAGCAGTAGGTGAAGTTCATAAGGTGGATAAAAACATAGATAATATTCAGGAAGTGCAAGAACAAGCTGCCAATAATACTGAAGTAATTGAGTTACCCAAAGAACAAGGAGTAGATCAGGATCCAGTTTCTGGACAAATTGAAACAAATGTAGCTCTCGTTGAGGATACAGACGTTCCGGATATTTGTACTGGAGGTAGTCCAGGGGTAGATATGGATTCTGGTCCTATATATATTGGAGATGAATCTGGAGACGATGCTACTTGTGAACAACCACCTTCGGTCGTCAAGTTATTTGTCAATGACGTAGATCAAGGACTGGAGTATGAACCAGGCTCATCAGTGAATGAGCACCTGGATGCTCCCCATGAGGTTGACACCAACATAGAGGATGTACAGGAAATGCTAGAACAAGCTGTCAGTAACGAAGCTGTTGAGTCACTTCAAGAACAAGATCAGGAGCTGATTCCTCGTTCAGTAAAGACTCGGAGCAAAGAAGAAAAGAGTGCTAAGCGCTCATTTCCAAAATCTGGAAGCTTGATGAAAGATCACCGTGTTAGCTATCAGCTACCACCGGAAAATGAAGGAGATTTCACTGTCTTTGACTTGGTATGGGGCAAGGTAAAGAGCCATCCTTGGTGGCCTGGGCAAATATTTCATCCTTCTGATTCCTCAGAGAAGGCTATGAAATATTATAGAAAGGATTGCTATTTGGTGGCATATTTTGGAGACCGGACATTTGCGTGGAATGAAGCATCAGTGTTAAAGCCATTTAGGAATCATTTTCCCCAGGCGGAAAGGCAAAACAAATCAGAAGCATTCCAAAATGCAGTGAGTTGTGCTTTGGAAGAGGTTGCTAGAAGGGAGGAATTTGGGTTGGCCTGTTCTTGTTTATCTGAAGAAGTCTATGACAAGATCAAGTATCAAATGGTTGAGAACACTGGGATAAGGGAAGAGTCAAGTAGAAGGGAAGGAGTTGATAGATCTACAGGCGTGGATTCCTTTCAACCTAATAAACTCAAAGAGTATGTAAGAACAGTTGCACTTTTCCCAACCAGTGGTGTAGACCGGCTTGAGCTTTTGATAGCAAAATCGCAACTATTAGCTTTTAATCGATTGAAAGGTTATGATGCGCTTCCCAAGTTCCAGTATCACGAGGGGTTGGTGGAATGTGACGCTGATACACCTTTTAGGGATCAGAGCACAAGTGAGAATGAGCATGCAGATTCAGTGGCTGGAGTTGATGCCAAGAAAGGCCCTCATAAACGTAAACATGATTTGAAAGATATTGTTTACCaaaggagaaaagaaaaaagcatGACAGAATTAATGAGTGAGTATTACCTTGATGGTGAATTTGATTCACATGAGGAAGATGATTTTAGTTTGGCTTCCCCTAGTGCCGCATTTTCTGGCACTAAGCGAAAAGCTTCAGGGTTTCTTACAGATGATTCCACAGCTCAGCAGAGAATTAAAACTATCTCCCTAGCTAAGGTTTCACATGCAGCATCTTCGAATCCGCAGCAATCCTTTAAAGTTGGTGAATGTATTCGTAGAGTTGCAAGTCAGCTGACAGGATCTTCCGCTATCATCAAAGGTTGTAGTGAAGGAAGCGACACTAAGCATTCAGTGGATGATGCTGATGAAGTATCACAATCTCCTGATGATGATATGACTGAAAGCACACCAACACAGTCAAAGGAGTCTACTTTGGATGAGATGCTCTCACAGCTTCACTTATCTGCTCGAGATCCCATGAAAGGATACAGCTTCTTGGTTGACATAATCAGCTTTTTCTCCAAATTTAGAAATTTAGCTGTCACAACCCAGCGACAAAAGATGCGCAAAGGGTCTGGTAGAAAACGGAAGTCTTCTGTTCCTGTTGTTGGGTCCCCAGAGACTTTTGAATTCGATGATAGAAATGACTCCTACTGGAGAGACATGGTTATCCAAGATAATGCTGAAGCTAAACCGGCCCGACGTGTTCGTAAGAGAAAGGATGAAAAGCTTGTCTCTGGTGATTCTGAGAAGCCTCTTCGACCGAACCGTAGAAATAATTCCAGGAAACAGTATCATCATGACAATCATGAATCAGCCCCTGAGATGTCAACTAGGGATGAGAAGAAGCTGGACCTGCCTACAGAGCTCATGCTAAACTTTGGTGAGATGAGTTCTGTTCTTTTAGAGGCGAATTTGAACAAAATGTTCAGGCGATTTGGGCCTCTGAAGGAATCTGAGACAGAAGTAGATATGCAAAGCAGTCGTGCTAGAGTGGTATTTAAGAAGCGTTCAGATGCTGAAGTTGCTTATAGTAGTGCTGCAATGTTTAACATTTTTGGGTCAACACTAGTCAATTACCAGCTTAACTATACACCTGCTTCCTTGTTAAACTCACCCCTCACAATGACTGATGCGAAAACGGATGCAACTTGA